A genomic segment from Limosilactobacillus sp. encodes:
- a CDS encoding DUF3042 family protein has protein sequence MKALTKGIFIGAASTIAAIASGALAFHKTVIKPVEDQEEKFDENRRAAIRKGRSAHQI, from the coding sequence ATGAAAGCATTAACTAAAGGGATTTTTATCGGTGCCGCATCCACGATCGCAGCCATTGCCAGTGGGGCCCTCGCATTCCACAAGACGGTCATCAAGCCGGTGGAAGATCAAGAAGAAAAGTTTGACGAAAACCGGCGGGCAGCCATCCGGAAGGGTCGTTCCGCTCACCAAATCTAA
- a CDS encoding rhodanese-like domain-containing protein, whose protein sequence is MILGVSRGLLIFNAVVIILLLVWFAVWGIQTLRRKRYATVLDSIDFHAGMRKAQVIDLRQENEFRAGHILGARNLPYIYLRQQYNELRPDLPVYMYDQGMAISTQAAAFLGKHGYHKLYILKGGYQDWDGKTKKSKY, encoded by the coding sequence ATGATTTTAGGTGTAAGTCGAGGATTATTAATCTTCAATGCTGTTGTTATCATTCTCCTGCTTGTCTGGTTTGCGGTTTGGGGAATCCAGACCCTGCGGCGCAAGCGTTACGCCACGGTTTTGGACTCCATTGATTTCCACGCGGGAATGCGGAAGGCCCAGGTGATCGACCTGCGCCAGGAAAATGAGTTCAGGGCTGGGCACATTCTTGGCGCCCGGAACCTGCCATACATTTACCTGCGTCAGCAGTACAATGAACTGCGGCCGGACCTGCCGGTGTACATGTATGACCAGGGGATGGCCATCAGTACGCAGGCAGCGGCCTTTCTTGGAAAGCATGGCTACCACAAGCTCTACATCCTGAAGGGTGGCTACCAGGACTGGGACGGCAAGACGAAGAAGTCGAAGTATTAA
- the miaA gene encoding tRNA (adenosine(37)-N6)-dimethylallyltransferase MiaA: MTKVVAIVGPTAVGKTALSIEVAKAFDGEVISGDSMQVYRHLDIGTAKVTPDEMAGVPHHLIDICDIDERYSAAIFKHQAEYQIEQIAGRHHLPLIVGGTGMYLWTLTDNLTLGRDHFDAESAQIRQHWTNVAEEKGEAYVRAHLAQLDPAAERAIAKGNLRRVIRAIEVVEKTGQLFSEQPHQEAQNDYLLIGLTTDRAVLYERINRRVDQMMAAGLLKEARWLYDQGGAELPAGKGIGYHEFYPYFAGEVDLQTAVEKVKRDSRRYAKRQLTWFRNKMPVHWFDLVSGQDRPEQINGLIHDWLIK; encoded by the coding sequence ATGACAAAAGTAGTAGCAATTGTGGGACCCACCGCGGTCGGGAAAACGGCCCTGTCGATTGAGGTGGCCAAGGCCTTTGACGGGGAGGTGATCTCCGGGGATTCGATGCAGGTCTATCGGCACCTCGACATTGGGACGGCCAAGGTGACGCCGGATGAGATGGCGGGGGTCCCCCACCACCTGATTGATATCTGCGACATCGACGAGCGCTATTCGGCCGCCATCTTTAAGCACCAGGCCGAATATCAGATTGAACAGATTGCCGGGCGCCACCACCTGCCGCTGATCGTGGGCGGGACGGGGATGTACCTGTGGACCCTGACCGACAACCTTACCCTGGGCCGGGACCACTTCGATGCCGAGTCCGCCCAGATTCGTCAGCACTGGACCAATGTTGCCGAGGAAAAAGGGGAGGCCTACGTGCGGGCCCACCTTGCCCAGCTCGACCCGGCGGCAGAAAGGGCAATTGCCAAGGGAAATCTGCGCCGGGTTATTCGTGCCATTGAGGTGGTTGAAAAGACCGGCCAGCTTTTTTCGGAACAACCTCACCAGGAGGCCCAAAACGACTACCTGCTGATCGGCTTGACAACCGACCGGGCCGTCTTGTACGAGCGCATTAATCGTCGGGTTGACCAGATGATGGCGGCTGGCCTATTGAAGGAGGCTCGCTGGCTCTATGACCAAGGTGGGGCAGAGCTGCCGGCGGGCAAGGGGATTGGCTATCACGAATTCTACCCCTACTTTGCCGGCGAGGTGGACCTTCAGACCGCGGTGGAGAAGGTCAAACGGGATTCGCGCCGCTATGCCAAGCGTCAGCTGACCTGGTTTCGCAATAAGATGCCGGTTCACTGGTTCGACCTGGTCAGCGGCCAGGATCGGCCTGAACAAATCAATGGGCTGATCCATGATTGGTTAATTAAATAA
- the glnA gene encoding type I glutamate--ammonia ligase, whose amino-acid sequence MAKREYTKDEVRQMVKDEDIRFLRVMFTDLQGKIKSVDLPVSQLDKLMDNKIMFDGSSIDGFVRIEESDMYLYPDMATWLVFPWGAEHGKVARVICSVHMTDGTPFSGDPRNNLKRVLKDMQKLGFADFNIGPEPEFFLFKLDDNDNPTATVNDQENYFDMEPADRGEDCRRDIVLALEKMGFDVEAAHHEVAPGQHEVDFKYANALEAADNIQTFKLVVKTIAKKYGLHATFMPKPLSGINGSGMHLNMSLFDQEGHNAFYDENDANQLSQTAYHFLGGLMKHARSFTAICNPIVNSYKRLVPGYEAPVYVAWSTSNRSPLIRIPSDRGMGTRLELRSADPAANPYLAIASVLEAGLDGLRNDLPPVHNINENIYTMSLKERQEKGIVNLPDTLHNALKDLAADDVIKNSLGEHLYDSFMEAKTREYEGYRQHVSGWERQQYMEY is encoded by the coding sequence ATGGCTAAGCGAGAATATACAAAAGATGAAGTTCGTCAAATGGTGAAAGATGAAGACATTCGTTTCTTGCGCGTGATGTTCACCGACCTGCAGGGGAAGATCAAGAGCGTTGATTTGCCAGTAAGTCAACTCGACAAGCTGATGGACAACAAGATTATGTTCGACGGTTCCTCAATCGACGGCTTTGTGCGGATTGAAGAAAGTGACATGTACCTCTACCCCGACATGGCAACCTGGCTGGTCTTCCCATGGGGAGCTGAGCACGGGAAGGTTGCCCGGGTAATCTGCAGCGTCCACATGACCGACGGCACGCCGTTCTCTGGTGATCCACGGAACAACCTGAAGCGGGTGCTCAAGGACATGCAGAAGCTGGGCTTTGCCGACTTCAACATTGGCCCTGAACCAGAATTCTTCCTTTTCAAGCTGGACGACAATGACAACCCAACGGCAACCGTTAACGACCAGGAAAACTACTTCGACATGGAACCCGCCGACCGCGGTGAAGATTGCCGGCGCGACATTGTCTTAGCCCTGGAAAAGATGGGCTTCGACGTTGAAGCGGCCCACCACGAAGTTGCCCCTGGCCAGCACGAAGTCGACTTCAAGTACGCCAACGCCCTGGAAGCCGCTGACAACATTCAAACCTTCAAGCTGGTCGTAAAGACGATCGCCAAGAAGTACGGCCTGCACGCCACCTTTATGCCGAAGCCCTTGTCCGGCATTAACGGCAGTGGGATGCACCTGAACATGTCCCTCTTTGATCAGGAAGGGCACAACGCCTTCTACGACGAAAACGACGCCAACCAGCTTTCCCAGACTGCCTACCACTTCCTCGGCGGCCTGATGAAGCACGCCCGGAGCTTCACCGCCATCTGCAACCCAATCGTTAACTCATACAAGCGCCTGGTTCCTGGATACGAAGCACCGGTTTACGTGGCCTGGTCCACTTCTAACCGTTCACCACTGATTCGGATTCCAAGCGACCGGGGCATGGGGACCCGGCTGGAACTGCGGTCTGCCGACCCGGCTGCTAACCCGTACCTGGCGATTGCCAGTGTCTTGGAAGCCGGTCTGGATGGTCTGCGTAACGACCTGCCACCGGTTCACAACATCAACGAAAACATCTACACGATGAGCCTCAAGGAACGCCAAGAAAAGGGGATTGTCAACCTGCCTGATACCCTCCACAACGCCTTGAAGGACTTGGCTGCCGACGATGTGATCAAGAATTCTTTGGGTGAACACCTCTACGACAGCTTCATGGAAGCCAAGACCCGGGAATACGAAGGCTACCGGCAACACGTTTCTGGTTGGGAACGCCAGCAATACATGGAATACTAA